The following DNA comes from Solanum stenotomum isolate F172 chromosome 11, ASM1918654v1, whole genome shotgun sequence.
ttatttttaacttatcaaaattttgaccaaataagctaattaaatataatttgtttttgacTAACCAGATTTTCTTCACTAGCTTTTGAGTAGATAACACATTTGTATTCCTCAAGAGATATTCTCTCTAGTTCTTCTTCAGACTTGACATCTATTTTCTTGAAGTATTGAGTTCCATATCCTACAAATTAATACAACCAAatttaataaacaaaatatttagtataattttataagCTCAGAATAATGTcattatatcaaatcatataatatatagtattagTTATGTTACATTGACTCATACACTAACATTGGTAGCTATTGGTACACATAACATTGATTTGTTCAACTtctaacaattttttaatacaCTCTAAatgattattatattaaataaaataaactttagTCATGTCATTTTGATTTGACAAGCGGACAACATTTTGGTGATACCTAGAATGTCACACATCGATTGAATAAAATAAGTTGTTGTCTTATAATATGATGGTTGATCATTTTCATGAGCTAATTTTGAAAGTGAGTTAGATCTGAAATCCACCTTTTTAGATTATGTATTTAGTGTTGAACTCATTTATTCATATTATTGGTTTATGTTGAACTCGTTGTTATACTATATATGTTTCTAGATACTCAGGATGTTAAATATGTCATGCCAATTTAGGAAATAGAcatttattattactcttttggTGTTAGTTCTACTAGTCAGGAATTTTCAATCTTATgattttaaactaacaatatatttaatgaatatgttacgtaaaatattgaaattattagaaaattatcaaatacaaaaggaattttttttaaaacgaaCTAAAAAGAAAGATGACACACCTTCCAAGGAAATTCCAAGATCTTCAATATTTGTGGCAATTAAATTGTGAAGATCTCCACCAGCCCATACCGGATATATAACCACATTAAACATGATCGCCGCCGCGCCCCCGATAAGGATCGTAGTTACTCGAGTAATCGCCTTATCAAGCACCACAGGGTCCCGATATCCCGAGACGGAGATCATAGAGAAtgtcaaaataaaaatgagaatgCCATAGTCATATCTCGCTTTCAATTTTGGTACGAATCTCAAAAATGTCGCTATCGTAGCTGTTTTAACCCATCACCAAAATTAATCACATGAAAGTACTTGTTAGGCATTTATacttatacaaatatatataaaattaaagttatatataACGTCAGTATTAAAACGTCGATTTACCTACTGAAAAAACAGATAAACCAAGTATTATTGGTTGCAATTTGTCTGATCCTGTAAAGGTAGCAAGTCTATGAGCTGCAACACCTAATGAACCAGCTAAAAATGTTGCAAGTCCTCTATTAACTCCTTTCCCAAGTGTTGCtcctaaaataataattaaaataaaatcaaataaatttagaCAAAAGTTTGAGTGATTAATTCATAACCTCTTtagacaaaagaaaatatttatgatgaCAAAAATTTTCCACAAAAAGTTCGAATGTGAATTCAAGTCACCAAGAAAGCAAAGATGGAAGATCGTGGGAAAGGGGTTAAAAAAGAGACTCTATACCATTAAAACACTATAGAAATTAGTGATAGACAAATTATGTaactaaataacaaaattcGTTGTTAATCATATTTAGTAACAGACTAGAGATGGATTATAAAAAAGTTATGTTTAACTATATAAGCAACATAGCGAGAATTAACGATGAAGTTTATAGCTAATTTCAATCTATTTTATTGTGTATAACCAATTAACATGAAGGAACActacaacccttcaaatcatctttcatttattatatattacaaaatatttgATGATCATACGTGAAATTAATTAACTCTTGTATAcgatttaaataataaaaacttaCCAACAGAAAATTCGAAGACGACAACTACAGTCAAAACAGCCCACATTGAAGAAACACCAAATCCTTCATAATCAAACAATGGTTCAAAGTAGTAAAACAATGAAACCAATGCAATTGCTAATCCAACTTTTATTGAATGAATTAATTTTCTTGGATCTTCTTTAGCTATTTTCTTCACATTACTCCCAAATGAACACATTTTATTAGAAGCTTCTggaaatttctttaaaatcccaacattttcttgatttttcattgccatttcttgaaattctcaaaaaaaaaagtttgttttttttcttgttttgtttttgctCTTCTATAGTGAAGTTggttttatttttgatatatatagaGGAAAATTAAGGAGGACAAAATTGgaacttaatttttaatttctatcACTATCAATCAAGCTATTTATTAATGTGTACAACAAAAAATCACCTGTAAATAGATTGACACGTTTTCACATGAGGCCAACTTAATGGTGACAGCtttgtaattttgtatttattaaacCATTATTGTTATGACTAATTATTGTGTCTAATctataataaaattatgttggaTCTTTCTTGAAGTCATAATGTTGAATCTCGTGTTCGATTAATTTAGATTTGcgttatatatatgtttagaaTTTTTTCACATGTTATTTCTCTGTAGGATAGTTGTTTAGTACATGacccttttttatttgtttcttctGAATctcatgaacatgaactaaatattcttttgagtaaactagaagttttatgagaaaatgtttCGATTATGTTCTAAACTCTAAAGCTAGTAAGTTATTGTAAATATTAGATGACATTATTTGTCTGATATTTTATctataaaattgagaaatataaatataattaattagatttGTATCTGACGACTAACGTTATCATGATGTAATTTCACAAGAATTGTATTTATACTTCTAAAATTAGTGACAAAATCTATATGATAATTGATAACGGATAGCCTAAAAGGGGTCATTTGCATAAATTAACCATTTGTTACAtgagtttttttccttttattttagctactcaaattcaaaatatctaattaataataaaaagagtCATATTTATTCTAACACATTCATTTAtcgtattattattattattatttgtttgttggTGAGTTGCAAttaagtcaaaaaaattaagttgtaGTGTACTTGGATTCTTTGAACTGTTTACAACTGTGTCTAGGTTATTTGACTAGGAAGTTGCTTGTTGTTACacgattctttttttttaaaaaaaataaaataataatatatatatattaataattaagaatCAAAAGAAGATTCCAATAgcaaagtcttttttttttctttttatttcccatCATTCGAAGTCTGCATTGGAGCcccgattaaatttgaatttcatatcACAGGGCTAATTCAGGGGTGATACtcccaacaaaattttctccaaCCCGAGACCACTAATTAAGGATGAAATAGTCTCATGCATCACAACCCATTAATAAAGtgtctctttttcatttttttttactactcAATAATGGTGTATGTTTGATgggaactttttttttcttttttatatttagtggCTGCAAGTGGggaataattatattatattcataataaTACAAAGTTTTAGGTACTTTTTAGGCACCCTTGCTTTATTGTCAAAATGGTAATCTCACCTATCCATTTACATGGATTTGAGGATCTAAGGGTATATCACTAGAATTaatagaattttgaaaaaagaaaatctcGTTTACAATTTGAATAGAAGAATAACACAATTCGAAAAAAGAAGTTGTTAAAATGTTTAGGACTAGGCCAAGAGGGTCTTGGaacactttatttttcttcttatcgaagttatttcacaaaaaaataaaattgctaGCATAAGGAAGAAGGGAATTGTATATTACATTCCGGAATGgatgaattgttgttgaaaaggaattatagaattttaattagtaaatgaaataaattttttcaCGATCAATGTCTCTGGTTCAGTTCATGATGACTTAGTCTGTGACAAAGTCAAGATTTTCAGTAagagattaaaaatataaaatagtacaaaaaaaacccaaaaagaaTTCAATATTTGTATAATGTTTATTTGGTTGAGGTATTTTAATGAATCTTTACACAAACAGACACTTGGATTTATTATTTACTACTACTACCTTTTTTCTTATCCCGATACATATAGATTATTCACAAATTGTACACATTTGGGTTTAGTGCTACAACTCATAACtcaatatacataaattatacattgatGATATACAATTATATGTGTTACATACGTATATTATACTGTCACTagctatttttagtttaatttgataactatttaaattattttttcttttaaaaatggTTTAATGTACTTAATTATGCCTCGATGAACAAAGTATACTATATACTCTCTTCGTTCCTACGTATTCTGGAGCTCGTCACACAAAATTTACCTCGTGTAGTTTATGAATTGTTATACTGAAACGAGACGTTAATTTCtctttcaacaacaaaaaaaaaacataaaaaataaatgttttttgtTAATATACATCTTGTTCTATGTAATAAAGAACAAATTGTTCTCTCCTTCTCCATGggaaataaatataagatttattagtattatattattgttattattataaaatattgatGATTATGTACAACTACAAAACTCATCGTCATAtaaattgattgattgattaattaatgacatattaataagtaaaaagtaaaatatgatAAGGAgaattaattataaactaaagaTAGCTTATCTAAAGTGATGTCACTTCATAGCAATTGTTGCAAGTTGAAAGTGATAATGTGTGAGTTAGACAACTTAGACAAATAATTCTCCACCTTTATTTTGAGTTCGAgttatgaaattaatttttttttaggtaaAGAACATAAAATTTTTCAATAGAAGGTATAAGAGAATAAATAGTAATAAGAATCAATTATATTTGTTATAACCACATGAACCATTGGCGAttaaaatccaaaattttaatTGTAACTCTTTTATAATATGTATATGAATTAATCgcaataataaattatgaatattgATTTAAAAAGTTGGGAAACTCAAAGTTGATGACAATATAGTTGACACCTTTGtcttattattgttatatattaaatttttggcAGTCTTCAAAAGTAATTGGACTCTTTATATCGACTAACTATATTTGTCTTATTCTTTTAAACAATTTTAGTAATACTTCTTTTCATTTCTGTTGTTGAACAATTTTGATTATGTATCGTTTCACTGATAAAAGTTTGGTAGAGATttgacttttcaaatataaaaaataacattattaaAAAGCGTTTTCactttaaatagattttttcTTAACATAAACTCTAATTAATTGAACTTAAGTACGAAAAATGAACATTgaatgagaaattaaaaaaaaaattattgtgttaCTTGCATTTCACCGTtcttaaatgtattttttgctcttctttatttataataaatttataaaataatgatCCGACATAATGTGTGCCTAATGCAATAACATTGAGGActcaccttgtttggatggttgttacccttaaattgttagtttaagtataatatttttgattgttacttaaattttattgtatcgtaTTATTTAAATTCATCGTTAGGTAATGGTGAAAAGATCCATTTTATATAACGATTGATTTGGTGTGATCGCGtcgttaccttaatattttcttctcattttgtctttatttattatttaataaaatcatatgtCATCTATTATTCTACCTTTTCATAGTAACTCTAGTTCATACCTACTTTTCTTGTAggtttatcatttaaattatgaatgtgTGAGTGACATTATGTAACAGTTGAGAATAATATAATCTATCCAAGtattgtattcattaaaacaagATAGTACGATACAATAGAACACAATAggatacattatgaaacaattgTGTTAGAAATCCCGATCATATGTTTTGAAATTGTGCgtgtttaaaaatgaaaattttaagttgtacACTATTTTTGAGGGTCGGATATcgctatttttgaaataataaatcacgaaatagaaattcaagattatctcgattttttttgataaatgacTATGGGCCTTGTTGAGTAATTGGAAGTCCAATAACATCAACATGGACTCAAAGGCTTATTGTTTGTATATCTTCTTTCTTCCACAAATTTGCAGTGTAAAAGAGCTCCATTTCCATGGCGGCAGATACTGTAACGAACCTTGAACCGATTCATACCTTCTTCAACAACCTCGAAGCTCGACAGACCTTACTCACCACCATAACTGACCTCAACAAAGCCCTAACCACCCATTTCACCAACATAAACAATACTCTCTGTCAAAAATCGGAAACCCTCGATACTCATGTCAAAATTTTCAAGGATAAGACGGAAGATGCATTACTGAAGATCCAGAATCGAGAGAATGCCTTACCCGATCGGGAATCGAGCATGGGTGCTCGAATTGTGAAGATGAAGGATGCTGCTATCTCTGAGATTGAGAGTTTGGGGGATTTAAGCGAGAAAAGCTTGGCTGAAGTGTTGAGGAGTTACTGTAAGAGAATGGATGCTAGCGGCCTTGTTGGATTTATTCAGACTAAGAGGAAGGAGCCTACGGGTTTGAGGATGGAGATTGCTGCTGCACTTGAAAGTTCTGTGGATCCAATGAGGTTTGATTCTTTTAGATTACTCTATGATGCATTTTGCTTAACACTCtatttggatggttgttatgtatcgtttcataatgtattgtattgtttcaATGAATACAACGTTTAGATAGATTGTATTGTTACATAATGTGCACAGCAACTATTTGAACAATCAACCTATAAGATGCATTCAGACTAATATTCTTTAAATCAGAGATCAATAAACAGTTGGTAAGTAATAGGAGATATTTTCAGCACTCTATAGTGCCCAAGTTGTTTTTTTAGAGTGAAACCATTTCATACTAGAATCTAACAGTGACTCTTGCTTCAGATAAGCTAGGCAGTGAAATGGCATTTAAAGAACTAAAGGGATCACTCACTTCATTACATAATGGTAACATGTCTCATAAATCATGAACCAAAAAGATTGTAACTTATAACTTCCAAGGTGCTTGACATAAATTTTAAGTCCATCCTACCGTATTCCAAGACATAAAGCAGAAGCTTATCTTCATGTCAGCACATTTACATAAGCTTCTCCACTCCATCTAAGGTATCAGGGAAAAACTGATGCATATGTACCAAATAGAATTGTCAAATGATCACTTTAAGGTTATTCTCTATTGTTTCGACATTAATCCTAGGGACTTAATTGACCCTATAATCAGGGTTGGGTTGTCTTTAAATTTTTGCACCGACATACATATGGACTATGCTGAAAGATTGCACCGACTACTTATATGATGAATTAGCATCTGCGTTCACACACTTATTTTTGTTACTAGTAGTTACCTTTTTGTGATATGGTAAAAAAAGTGGCACTAGGACAAAGGCAATAGTTAATAGCAATTCAATTAAATATCAAGAAATGAATTATGGCTGTGAATAAAAATCAATAGACTGTGAAAGGAGTTCTATGATATAAAGAGTAATAGTTTGTCGTACACTccattgttaaaaaaaaaaaagtttgttgtAGACTCTCTAGATATGGGTGTGCCTCAAGAAGGAGCTCCAGACACTAAAAGATGGAAATATTCCAATTCACAGTTCTAAAATTATGTTGCATCTTCAACACAAACATGCAAGGCAACACAAtatttcctaatgagccaatGAATGTGTTGAACATAAAAGGATGAGCTAAACAACAGTGATCTGGATTAATAGCTTTTGGTTGCTCAACTCTCAGTTGTTGGAATAGTCTATGGAAGTTATCCATTTGTCTTTTTGTCTTATAGAAGTCTTTAGGAactttctctttttcctttgacttaaaatatttattttcttggaGAAGTAATTAAAACCAAACACTTAGAAGATTTTCTCCCTACTGTAGCACTTCCTTGGCTTTCACAGTTATGCATCTTTATAGGGTTTCTatgtttgttttttgttcttttttgggGGTTTGGATGACGGGGAAGGAGACAGGTTTGGTCAGAATCAGAGTTATCACTGCATATGTCAAAATAAAGTAGAGACTTTGAAGCTCATATTGTATGTTAGGTGTTTTTGGTCATCTTATTATTATCATTCTTTTTGCTGGGTCCTTCAGGTTGATCTTGGATGCAGCAGAGGAGTTTGTGGGGAGGAAGGTAGAGAAGAAGGCGATACTGGCAGATAGGAGGTGGGCTTGTGATATGTTAATTCAGTCAGTTGTGCCAGCTGCGGAAGGGGGTTATGGTGCAGGGAGGAGTTTGAAGGAGAGGGCAGCAAGGGTGTTGGAGAAATGGAAGGGAGTTTTGGGCGGTGGGGACAGAAGCAGTGGAGTTTGCGCTGCTGAAGCAACAATGTTTTTGCAGTTGGTTATCGCATTTGCGCTAAAAGAGAGGTTTGAGGAGGAGTTCCTTAGGAAGCTGGTGCTGGAGTTTGCTAACAGGAAAGATATGCCAAAGCTTGCCGTTGCCTTTGGATTTGGTAACAAAATAGGAGGTAGGTTCTTTAATGAACTACTTAAGTTGCTATTATCTGTGGAATTAATGTCATagaaaactttgatttccaataTCCTCCATATAGGCATTACAAAATTTGAATATAGTTGGCTAGAGAAACTTAAACTGGATTGATGCAGTAAGATATAGTATTTGGTTTAAGATACTTCTCTTACTTTGCTCTGGAAAATATTCAAATTGGGAAAGGACCTGTTTAGTGTTTTGCTAGCAACTGGAATATATAATGCAGAATTTTTACCCtatatttttttaggttttttactTTTTGGTGTAGTTCTTGTATTTGGGTTTTTTTGTGTCcaaatataaatcaaattactattttataaaaaaatatatatgaactgCCTGACACTTGGAGTTCCCTCTCTTTGATCAGATATTATTGAAGAGCTGTTGAAGAGCGGCAAAGAGGTTGAAGCAGTTTATTTTGCTACAGAGTCTGGATTATCAGAGAGATACCCTCCACTCTCACTTCTTAAGTTATCTCTCAGGAACTGCCGAAGAAATGCTAATAACATATCAAAGAAGGGAAAATTTAGTTCAGCTGCAGTGGTGCGTATATTTCTCTATCCAGCCCCTCTTTTCTCCTTCACTGTGGTTGCCTGTCTGTTTtccttctttttaatttcattttttgccCAGATGCCAAAGTGATATTCAAGTATATTATTATGTTTCGTAGATCACAGAGGAGTGAATCCCCTGGATCCAAGGAATGGAGAAAGAATTCTCTGTTCATTTCCTTTCTCTGTATCTTTTATTCCTTCTCAGTTTTAAGCGAAGTCAGTTGCTGGAAGATTGCAGATTAATTTGATGACTTATAGAATGGCGGGGGGAGGGGACGAAACACTAGGGGAGACAAAAACATTCATTGGCAACGcctactttttttcttcttctttttttaaattcggGGACTGGGCTGGTACTGTGATTGGACTGGTCCAGGAAACATGGCCCAAATGATGACCTGTTCCATCCCCTAAACCCGTCAAAACCTATCAAACCGGTACTGGGCCAGTCCGGGACATCTCGGCGCAGTGGACACCTGCCTATGTTATTTTAAAGCGAAGTTTGGGGAAAGACAGTCATCGATGACAGACTATCATTTCcataaaaaaagtatattttgtCGGTAAATTGCAAAAGGAGGAGGGTACGCTCCGTAAGACTTTAAGTACCACCTCAAAATTGTCCAAGCACCTCTGCTGTAAATCCTTTGTGAGATACTCAGTTATTCCTGTGTCTACTTTATGAATCTGTTCTATTGTTCTTTTTGTCTTCCCTcgttttttatatatttgtttgtcAGTATTCGATAAGAGTGACTTATATCTCAGGACAAAGCTAACAGCATAGAGTTGGAAGCTACTAAGGCTTTAATAAAATGTGTGGAAGATCACAAGCTTGAACAAGAATTtactttagaaggacttaaacAACGGGTAACTGAGTTGGAGCAGGccaaagcaaaaaagaaaatgggCACAACTCCTGAGAACAAGCCTTCAAAAAAGCGGGGTCGTGGAGGTGGCACTGGCAGGTCCAGTGGCCCGTCCACCTCTCGGCCTGTTAAATCTGGAAGATCGTCAAATGCCACAGCTTTCCGCTCCAGGAATCCTCCTCAATCACATCAGGCTCCACCAATTAGGTATACAGGGGCACATAGCTACACCAGCCAGAGTGTATATGAGGCACCTAGCACGGTCTCATATGCTCCAGCTTATAGCGGTACTCACACTCAAAGTCCGGCTATACTTGCTCCACAATATGGATATGCACTTCAAGAAGCTGGAGTTAGTGGAGTGCGGAGTTATCATGGATCATATGGAGGGGAGGCTGGTTATAGTGCATATGATTATGCTCTCACTCCTGCGGCGCCTGCATACCCACCTTCATACCCCCCACAGTAGTACCAACTACTCAAAAAGAATCCAGATGACATTTGTAGCTGCACCTTCTGTTTTATACATAGAAGGTATAATTTTAACATGTGCGTCCACAGTTTTTGACTTTCTTAAGGCTATGCTTTGCTTAATTATCTTTTGCATCACACTTTTTGTTCTGCATCTTTACTAGTAAAGCTATAAAGATTGTTCCTCTTGCTATCCATCGCTCCTTTTGTTGTGTATTTGGACGTTGGGGTACTACATTATTAACTTCATTTTGCAGAAGTAGGTTTATGTCAGATTCCTTGTTCATTTGTGTACTCAGTTTACTTCTCTGATGTCATGAGCAAAAAGACATTTGTTTTATACTATGTAGTTATGATTACTTCTGTTTATTTGTTTGTGTTAGATTATGATGCTTCACTATCTGGTTGgtaaaattcatttgtttttgacTGACTCATCCCGTTGAAGCAAGAGTGAGCGCGAGAACGTTGGAGCGTCTAcatgttattataattttcttttctgtaTATAGTTTGTTACTGCAATTCTTTATGAAGTAAATTGTCCCTGCAGATGCAAGTTCTGAAAGTTTTGCGGTGCAGAAGGAAGTGTTATAGAAGGATATTGATTCACCTCTTCTGTAGCATGTTTTAAGGTGTACCTTTAATGCTAAAACTATGTATAGTTTATTGAGGAATGTAGTGAttcattttaacttaaaagtctGTAAAACCATCTTTGTTATTCCACATTGTGAAGAAAATGAAACTTTTCAGTTTGCAATGtctcaaatataatttacaAGTGGTTTTATAAAGATTTGAGTGTTGAATGTTCAAATTATTTTGTCTATGATCAATTGTGAAATTGCAGTAGTAGTAGTACAATTTATAAAGcttaataatttttaagttcAATTATTTCTTTGTAGCATGGAATATGCCATCACGTAGGATTCACAAATTAAACAGTTCAATTTGCTGTAACATCATGGTATCATCTTACATTTTGGCTACATTTCCATAATCATGGCCAAGATTACTAGATACAGTCCCATGGCCCATAAGACCGAAACTCGGACAACATATGTAATTATTGAAACTATCGCTGCTCAACCATGGTCTGTATTCAGCCATGGCCATCAGTTCCTTGAAGAACAAAATATAACATTAACAAAGACAAAAGACAGCAGATTTCAGTGCTTGATAGCAATTGAATTCAATTTCtcaataaaaaggaaaattgtCATCACAGTTCAATTGTCTTTCTCAAAATTAACCCCAAATGACAAAATATGAGGCAGGAGCAATCAAAATGTATAGTGGATACAGATAAGACCATAATAGCTATGTTAAGCTTCAATCGATAATAGTGTAGCTTGACAAAGTGCTATCACTTTTACTGAATCGAACTACCAATTTCCAAATCGACACTCTCCAAGATTCCTGTAAATACTTCACATGTCTCTATAACTAATATCACTATTCCCGATTAACAAAGCCAACGCGTATCCCTAGtgaaataaggaatcatcttcCTTCCTCCTTCTGTTCTTTTAAGCGCACAATGTTTTTCAACCATTGCTTCCATGCAGCATCTTCTTGCTGCTCAATCCATGAAAGGAAGGAGCTATCAAGCAAGCAGAAGAAATTGACATAAAGGAGTTGATACCTAACTGGTATATAGCGGAAGTTGGCCACCTGGACAATAGGCCATATACCTCCCTCTAGTATTAAAGCCGGAAGAAAGTCTCTCTTCACACCTTC
Coding sequences within:
- the LOC125844720 gene encoding aluminum-activated malate transporter 2-like, which codes for MAMKNQENVGILKKFPEASNKMCSFGSNVKKIAKEDPRKLIHSIKVGLAIALVSLFYYFEPLFDYEGFGVSSMWAVLTVVVVFEFSVGATLGKGVNRGLATFLAGSLGVAAHRLATFTGSDKLQPIILGLSVFSVATIATFLRFVPKLKARYDYGILIFILTFSMISVSGYRDPVVLDKAITRVTTILIGGAAAIMFNVVIYPVWAGGDLHNLIATNIEDLGISLEGYGTQYFKKIDVKSEEELERISLEEYKCVIYSKASEENLVNFAKWEPHHGKFRYRHPWGQYLKVGDLVRECAIKINALNSDLTSCNMVIEGRKIIQEPCTKMSIECGSALKEIAMSMKTMTLYPTIDSHILKAKTSSEKLRSIIRNGSLIEEKELQKLLPSTRIASLMLDIVSNLVEIVDSVNQLATLMKFKILSSKPKRLGSKSRIPSGNIGEAHLVVNVE
- the LOC125844472 gene encoding FRIGIDA-like protein 4a; translated protein: MAADTVTNLEPIHTFFNNLEARQTLLTTITDLNKALTTHFTNINNTLCQKSETLDTHVKIFKDKTEDALLKIQNRENALPDRESSMGARIVKMKDAAISEIESLGDLSEKSLAEVLRSYCKRMDASGLVGFIQTKRKEPTGLRMEIAAALESSVDPMRLILDAAEEFVGRKVEKKAILADRRWACDMLIQSVVPAAEGGYGAGRSLKERAARVLEKWKGVLGGGDRSSGVCAAEATMFLQLVIAFALKERFEEEFLRKLVLEFANRKDMPKLAVAFGFGNKIGDIIEELLKSGKEVEAVYFATESGLSERYPPLSLLKLSLRNCRRNANNISKKGKFSSAAVDKANSIELEATKALIKCVEDHKLEQEFTLEGLKQRVTELEQAKAKKKMGTTPENKPSKKRGRGGGTGRSSGPSTSRPVKSGRSSNATAFRSRNPPQSHQAPPIRYTGAHSYTSQSVYEAPSTVSYAPAYSGTHTQSPAILAPQYGYALQEAGVSGVRSYHGSYGGEAGYSAYDYALTPAAPAYPPSYPPQ